Sequence from the Verrucomicrobiota bacterium genome:
CGCCGCTACGCCAAGCGCCAATTGACGTGGTTCCGGAAGGACCCTAGAATCGTGTGGTACGACGTTGCGGACGACGGCGGGCATGTCGCCGCGCTAGCCAAGGTACTCGCTGGATGACGGAATTGATCGAGACACAAGGTGAAGAGCCGGAGCGGGTGGTGCTTGTCGGCGTGCAGCTCAGGAGCGCCGACGCGTGGACGGTGCAGGACCATCTCTCCGAGCTGGGGCAGCTCGTGCAGACGGCGGGTGGGCTGGTGGTGGCGCAGGAGATCGTCAAGCGCGACCGGCCGACGGCGCCGTACTTCATCGGCAAGGGCAAGGTCGAGGACTTGCGGCTCATCTGCGAGGCCGAGCGGGCCGACACGGTGGTCTTCGACGAGGAGTTGGCGCCGGCGCAGGAGCGCAACCTCGAGCGCGAGGTCAAGCGCAAGATCATCAGCCGGACGGGGCTGATCCTCGACATCTTCGCCCAGCGCGCGCAGACGCGCGAGGCCAAGCTCCAGGTCGAACTCGCCCAGCACCAGTACATGCTCCCGCGGCTGCGCGGGCTGTGGACACACCTCGAGCGCCAGCCCGGCGGCATCGGCACGCGCGGGCCCGGCGAGACGCAGATCGAGGTGGACCGCCGCCGTGTACGCGAGCAGATCCAGCGGCTCACGAACGAGATCGGAGCGGTGCGCCGGTCGCGGGCCACGCAGCGCAAGGCGCGCGCGCGCCACGATGTGCGCACGGTGGCGATCATCGGCTATACGAACGCGGGCAAGTCGACGCTGCTCAACCGGCTCACGGGCGCCGACGCGTTCGTCGAGGACAAGGTGTTCGCCACACTCGACCCGACGACGCGCAAGCTCGAGATCCCGAGCGGCCGCGCGGTGCTGTTCAGCGACACGGTCGGCTTCATCCGCAAGCTGCCGCACATGCTCGTCGACGCGTTCAAGGCGACGTTCGAGGAGACGCTCGAAGCCGACCTCTTGCTCCACGTGCTTGACATCAGCCACCCGGCCGCCGACGAGCAGGCCGAGGCGGTCGCCGCCGTGCTCAAGGAGCTGGGCGCCGAAGAGAAGCCGATCGTCACCGCACTCAACAAGACCGACCGGATCGAGCATCCCGAGATCGCCGGCCGCTGGGTGCGCCAGCTCGGGCACGCCGTGCCGGTGTCGGCCAAGCACGGCACGGGGCTGCGCGAGCTGCTTGACCTGATCGAGGCCCAGTTCGCCACCGAGATGCTCACGGCCACGTACCGCGTGCCGCAGAGCGAGTCGCGTTTGGTCGCCCGTCTGCACGCGGAGGGCCACGTCCTCTCGACGAAGTGGGAGAACAACAGCGCGCTGGTGACCGTCGAGTTGCGCCGCGAGCGCGCCGCGGCGTTCGAGCGGTTCTTGGTCAAAACTGATTCGCCATGAGTGAACCGACGGGCTACTTCAAGATCAAGGAGCTGCCGGCTGATGAACGGCCGCGCGAGCGGCTGCTGGCGCACGGGGCGGGGGCGTTGTCGTCGAGCGAGCTCCTGGCGATCATCTTGAGGACAGGCCGGCGGAAGCGCAACGCGCGCGAGCTGGCGGCCGAGTTGTTGCAGCGTTTCGGCGGGCTGCAGGGCGTGGCGAAGGCGTCCATTGACGAGCTGCGCGGCGTCGGCGGCATTGGCGTGGCGAAAGCCATTCAGCTCAAGGCGGCGTTCGAGCTGGGGACGCGGTTCACGACCTCACGCAGGCCCGAGCGCCCTGAGATCCGGTCGTCGCGCGACGTGGTCGAAGTTGTCAGCGACGCGATGCGCCTCCACGAGCAGGAGCAGTTCGTCATCCTGCTGCTCGACACCAAGAACCGGCTCATCCGGCAGGAAACCGTCTCGGTTGGCACACTCAATGCAAGCCTGGTGCATCCGCGCGAGGTGTTTCGGAGCGCGATCCGCGCCTCGAGCGCGTCAGTGATTGTCTGCCACAATCACCCGACGGGCGATTGCCGGCCGTCGCGCGAGGACTTCGAGACCACGCGCCGCATCCGCGAGGCGGGGGAATTGGTTGGCATCCGGGTGCTCGATCATATAATCATTGGTGACGGCGACTACTACAGCTTCAAGGATAGCGACACGCTGTAGGCAAGCTCTCAACCCCGGACCTGGAGGCCCGATGGCATCGGTGTTTGTCCGCCGGCGGCGCGTGATCGTCACCGTGCTCGTGTTCGTGGCAATCTTCGTGCTGCTGAGCCTCAAGCTCCCGATCTCGCGCTGGGCGCGCAAGCCGGTGATGACGGTGGTCAGCCCCGTGCTGCGCGGCGTCGAGGCGGTGGGGCGCTGGTTCGGACGCGTCGGGTCGGCCATGGTCGGGCATGGGCTAGTGGATGAGATCAAAGGGCTCGAGCGGCGGGTCCAGGCGCTCGAAGCCGAACGCACAGCGCTCGAAGCCGAGCTCGAGTCGGTGCGCGCCACGCACGCTCAGCTCGAGGCGGCCGCTGCATTCAACGTGCGGCTGCTGCCGGCGCGCGTGATTGGGCGCGAGCCGACGGGTTGGTACGACACCGTCGTGCTCAACGTCGGCACGGGCAGCGGCGTGCGGCCCGGCATGCAGGTGGTCAAGGGCGATTGGTACGTTGGCCGGGTCATGGAGGCCGGACCGGGCTGGAGCCGCGTGATGCTCGCTTACGACCCGCGCAGCACCGTACCGGCCGGACTCCATCGCGGCGCCACGTACGGGCTTGTGGATACGTCTCAGACGCGACAACTCGTGTTCCGGTATCTTGCTGACGCGCCCGAGGTGCGTGTGGGGGACAAGATCGTCACGTGGCGCGCGGCAACCGAGGGCGAGGCGGCGGCGTTTCATTTTGTCGAGGGCTTTGGGATCGGCACCGTGGCGACCGTCGGCGGCGAGGAAGCCGGTTGGCAGACGGCGTTGCTCGAGCGGCCAATCGAGCTCGAGAGCCTGAGCGAAGTGCTCGTGGTCGTGAGCCCATGAAGCTGCTGGGCGCATTGATCGCATTTCTCGGCTGCGCGCTCGCGCAGAGCGCGGCGGCGAATGCGGCGAGCGTGCTCCGCATCGTGCGCGTCGACTTGTGCCTCGTCGCGCTGCTCGCTTACGCGCTCGGCGCAGGAACCGAGCGGGGGCTGGTGCTCGGGGTGCTTGCCGGGCTGGCAACCGACCTCCTCGGCGGCGGGCGCCTCGGCGTGGGCGCGCTGGGCTATGGCGTCGTCGGGTTCATGGCCGGCAGCGTGCCGGAGACGTTCTTCCCGGGTACAGCGCTCGTGCGCGGAGTATTGCTGTTCATCTCGGGGACCATCTGTTCCCTGATCATCTACAACGCGCTGCGCGTCTACGGCGCCGCGCACGGCTACGCAACCGTTCTGGGCTGCACAATCGCGCCGATGCTTGCGGCCACCGCTGTGATCGGCGCGTTGTTGATGGCACTCGTGGACCGCGTCCGCGTAAGGATGCTTCGCCATGATTGAGCCGCGTCCAAGACCGGGGCTGACGGGCCGCCCGCGCGTGCTGCTCGCCATCACGGTGATCGCGTTCGCCGTGCTCGTGCTGCGCCTCTGGTCGCTCCAGGTCGTGCACGCCGACCGCTACCGCGACCTGGCGCTTGTCAACCGCAAGCGGGTGATCATCCTGCGGCCCGCGCGGGGCCGGCTGCTCGACCGCGCGGGCCGGCCGCTCGCCGACAACCGGGCCCGGCTCGATGCCTGCATCGACAAGAGCATCGCGAAGACCGAGGCTTCGGTCAGCCGCGCCGTCGCAGCGATTCACGACGTGCTCGGCATGCCCGAGGAGGAGATCCGCGCGCGCCTCAGCCCTGAGCGCGTCATCCCGCACGTACCGGTGGTGATCGCACGCGACATCAGCTTCGAGGAATACGCCAAGCTCAAGGTGCTCGAGCCGCTCACGCCGGGCCTCGCACCGATCACGACGTTCACGCGCCGTTGCCGCCACGGTGACCTTGCCGCGCAGACGCTCGGCTACGCGGGCCTGGTGCCAAGCCGGGAGGCCCTCGCCGAGCTCAGATCCAAGTGGCCGCTTACCGAGTATGATGCCGACGACGTGGTCGGCCTGGCCGGCCTCGAGCTCGCCTTCGAACACGACCTCCAGGGCCGCAAGGGCAAGCTCGTCATCGAGGTGGACAACCTGAGCCGACGACGGCGCGTGCTCGACAATGCCTCGCTGCCCGTCGCCGGCGCCGACGTCTGCACGACGCTTGATATCGAGCTGCAGGAGCTCGCCCATCGCCTCCTCGAGGGCGACGGCCGCGCACCGGACGGCCAGGAAGGCACGACGGACCTGCGGCGCGGCGCGTTCGTCGCCATGGACCCGCGCAACGGTGACGTCCTCGCCTTGGTGAGCACGCCGAGTTTTGATCCGAGCGTGTTCGCCATTCCGCGCCCAGCCGAGGCCGTCGCCGAGATCCAGCGCCTCAACAAGGACCCGCTGCGCCCCTTGTGGAACCGCGCGATCAGCGATCAGTACCCGCTCGGCTCGGCATTCAAGGTGGTCGTGGCGCTCGCTGGGCTCAACTTGCCCGCCAACGACGAGCGGCGGCTTACGGGCGAGACACTCTTCGAGTGCCCAGGCACGTTCCACCTCGGCAGAGCCGAGTGGGAGTGCTATCATCGCCGGGCGCACGGCATGATCAACCTGGTCACGGCGATCAAGAAGTCGTGCAACGTGTTCTTCTACAAGGCCGGACGCCAGATCGGACCGGAGGCGATCATCGCGCTCGCCGACGCGTTCGGTCTCGGCAAGCCGACAGGTCTGCCGCTGCCCAACGAGCAGCCCGGCGTCAACCCGACCGACAAGTGGTGCCGCTCCGACGACTGGCGCGCGCGCCAGTACCGGACCTGGGTGCCCGGCTACACGATCAACCTGAGCATCGGGCAGTTCCCGCTCGAGGTCACGCCGATCCAGGTCGCCCAGATCTATGCGACCATCGCCATGGACGGCGCGCAGTTCAAGCCGCGGCTTGTGACCAGGATCGTGCGGCCCGACGGCGTCGAGGAGTTCGCACCCGAGTCGCGCCGCATCGAGCTGAGCCCCGAGAGCCTTGCGCTCGTCAAGGAGGGCCTGCGCGAAGTCACGCGCAAGGATGGCACAGCCGCCGGGGCGTTCATGCCGCACCTCGACCACCTCAACGTCGCGGGTAAGACGAGCACGGCCCAGGTCGGCGAGGGGGAGAACGAGAAGAACCTCGTCTGGTTCGTCGCTTTCGCGCCGGTCGAGGCGCCCGAGATCGTCGTCGTCGTCATGGTCGAAGAGGGCAAGACCGGCGGCTCCACTGCCGCCCCCATCGCCGCCGCGTTCCTCGAAGGCTACTTCGCCCGCGCCGACCAGTGAATGCTGCAGGAGAAAGGCGTCTTGGACAGGATGGACAGGATTCCTTTGATCCGGCTGATCCTGTTGATCCTGTCAAGAATGCCCCGGCACAGAACACGGCAGCAGCGCGAGGCGATGGCCAGAAACGGATTGACAGGGCGCGCGTCGCGTCGCTACCGTGCGCGTCAAGGAACTTGACAGTCGTCAGCCGCGCGCAGGCGCGCGCGAGGAGGGATTGCTCATGGCACGCGGATTGTTCTGCCTGTTCGGCGTCGTGGTGATTGTGCTGCTCCTGGCGCCCGCGGCACGGGGCCAGTTCCTGTCCGATGAGGAGCGCAGGGGAATGTTCACCGTCGGGGTCTCGTACAGCTCGCGCGACTACGAGATGGAGTATCGCGGCTCGACGGTGCCGATCCCTGATCTCGAGGCAGTCTTCGAGGCGTTCACCACCGACTTGCAGCTCGACACGATCGAGCTGAGCATTGCCTGGCTCTCGTTCGGCTACATCGAGCTGCGCGGGACGGTGGCCTTGGCCGACTTCGAGCTGACGAGCACGCATGGAACGGACTCGGCCTTCAACACGGCGTTCGCCACCTCCGACGATTTTCTCTACGGGCTGTCGGCCATCGTGCGCTACCCGATCACCGAGTCGGTGGTGCTCGGGTTCGAGGTCAGCATGATGACAGGCACGTTGAACGACGTCGAGGGCGAGGTGTCGCAGCTCGACGTGGTCCCGCGAGTGACGACGAGCGTGGCCGACATCGACTGGCGCGAGCTTGTGATCGGGCCCAAAGTAATGTTCCGGATGGGCAACTGGCTTCCCTACGTGGGAGTGCGCTACATCGATGTGACCACCGAGGTCAACACGGTGCTCACGCCCGTACGCGGGGATCCGGTGCCACGCACGGCCACATTCGATTCGCGCAACGAGCTGAGCGGCGTCGTCGGGGTCACTTGGCGAATCTCATCGCTGTTCGTGGCCGACGTCGAGGCGCAGATTGCGAACAACAACCGGATCACCGCGACAGTCAAGCTGACTTTCTAGCCCTACGGCGCCCGAGGATTGCATGCGCGGCCCGCACGTGTTTCCCGCGGCTCTCCTCGCCGCCGCCATCGCGGTGGCCCTCGCCGCGGGCTGTCTGGGCCGCACGTCACGCGACGACGTGCGCTACTATCGCACCGTGGCCCGAAGCCGGGCGGGGCTGCGCCAGGGCGAAGAGCCCATCACCTCCAGACAGGCCGCCACTCAGGAGCACTGGCGCGTCATTGCGAAGGGGGGCCGGACGGTCAGGCTGGCCCACCACGACGCGTCGGGCACGCTCGTCGAGGAGATCCGCATCGTCTACGACGCCGGCGGGCGCGTCGCAGAGGAGAACACACACGACGCCGACGGCCGGATCGAGGAGAGCTTGGCGTTCTCCTCTGATGCCGAAGGTCGTGTGACCGGTTTCAGCCGCCGCACGGCGGCTGGCGGTTTGGTCGAGCAGCGTCAATGGAACTACGACTCGCAGGGCCGGCCCAAGGAACTGCGCGCGTTCGGCCCACGCGGCATCCAACTGTGGCGAGACAAGTTCGTTTATGATCCGGACCATCCGGCCAAGTGGCTCGGCGTGAGGCGGTTCAGCCGGGAAGACGCGCCGCCCACGGAGATCCCTGCGGCCAACTACTCGTTCTGGGATTGAACGCGGGACGAGATCCCTATCGCCTGCAATCCGCACGACCTCGCCACCCCGTGTTCCCTCCACGGTTTTTGCTTCAGGCACCCCGTCTGTCTGCCGAAAAGACATCTGGAATGTCTTGCTCCGGGCAGAGCAAGCAGTGCAGCAACGCGGCCACGGCGAGGCGCCTGCTCTAGAGGCGCGTCCGGAGGCGGGGAGCCCTGCTGGAGGCGTGGTGTTTCCAGGCCCGTCCGACCACGAGAGGCGCGCGACGAGTCGCCGGGAGAGAAGATGTGAGCACCGAGAGGGAGCACCTGGAACGCGAACACTCAAGCACCCATCCGGGCCAGAGTGAGCTGTCCCGTCTTGTGCTCGAGCTTGCGCCCGAGGCGCTTCTGGTGGCCAAAGGCCCCCAGTGGCGGTTGGTGAGCGCGAACCGCGCGGCGGGTGAGTTGTTCCTGTTCGGCCCGGATGCGATGCGCGAGGCGGCTCCGGCACTGGCGGACCTGTTTGCCGACGGGCAAGCCGGGGTGGTCAAGCTCGTCCAGCAGGCTGAAGGGCGCGAGACGCCCGTGACGATCGAGGCGGTGCTGCGCGACCGGTTCGGGCTGACCTTCCCGGCGGCGGTGTCGGCCCGGGCGGTCGTGATCGACGGCGAGCCCCACCTGCTGCTGGGCCTGCGCGACATCACCGAGCTCAAGCGCGCCGAAGTGCGGCGGCGCTTCTTCTACGCGATGGCCGAGTCGGCCATTGACGCCATTGTCGCCTGGAGCGAAGGCGATGCCATCGTCTACGCCAATCCGTCGAGCCACCGGCTCTTCGGCTTCGAGCCCGACGGGCTGCTAGGCCGCCCGCTCCGCGACCTGTTCGAAGACGCTGAGGCGGCCGACACGTTCATTCGAGAGTCCGCCGCTCTTGGCAACTGGCACGTCGAGCTGCGGCTGCGCCGGGCCGACGGGACGGTCTTCGAGGCGCTGCTGTCGACCTGGCGCCAGCCCGAGGGGGCCCGGGGGGTGGACGCTGAGGGGTTATCGGTCACCGTCTGTTTCCTGCGCGATATCACCGAGCAGAAGACGGCCGAACGCGACTTGCGCCGCAGCGAGGAGCGATTCCGCATGCTGGCCGACCTGCTGCCCGAAACGGTTTTCGAGCACGACCTTGAGGGCCGCTTCACGTTCGTCAACAAGCGGGCGCTCGAGACGTTCGGATACTGCGCGGAGGATGTGCGCGGGGGCAAGATGGCTCTCGACATGCTTGTGCCCGAGGACCGTGAGCGGGCGCGCCAGCATCTCGAGCGACGCCTCCGAGGCGAGGAACTGGGTGGCATCGAGTACATGGCATTGGCCAAGGACGGGCACCGCGTGCCCATTCTGCTGTATGCCAGCCCGATCCTGCGTGGCGACACACCAGCCGGCCTCCGCGGGATCGCCATCGACATCTCGAACCGCAAGGCGGCCGAGGAGGCGGTGCGGGCAAGCGAGGAACGGTTCCGCGCCCTGTTCGAGAGCGCCCCGGACGCCATCTTCCTGATGGATCCGCAGGGCATCTTCATCGACGGCAACCGGGCCGCCGAGCAGTTGATCGGCACCACGCGCGAGACCCTCATCGGCCATAGTCTCACCAGCGCCCAAGTCCTGCCCGAGGAGCAGCTCGCAGACGCCACCGCACGGCTCGACGAGGTTCGCTCCGGCCAGGCCGGCGGGCCCTACGAGTATTCGCTCATTCGCCGCACGGGCCAGCGCGTCCCCGTGCAGATCAGAGTGCTGCCGATCACGATCAGCGGGCAGACGCTTATCCTCGGCATCGCGCGCGACGTCACAGAGACCAAGCGGCTCCAGGCGCAACTCGAGCGCTACAGCCATGGGCTCGAGGAGCTCGTGGCCGAGCGCACCCATGAGGTCCATCTGCTGTCACGCATCATCACCTCGACGGTGACGGCCTGGGTGATCACCGATCCGGCGGGCCGGCTCGTGCGCTGGAACCACGCCTTCGGGGAGTTGTCCGGCTACCGGCTCGAGGAGCTCATCCATATGAGCTGGTCCGACCTGATCCCCCCGGGGCAACACGAGACCGAGCAAGCGCTCGTCAGAGTGGCGCTCGCGGGGAGCGGTCACCAGATCGTCGAACAGGACCTGGTCCGCGGCGACGGATTCGTCGTGCCCATCGAGTCGCGCTTCGATGCGCTCGACGTCGGCGAATCCGAACACGTCGTGTTCCGCATCGTCACTGACATCTCGCTGCGGCGCGAGACCGAGCGGCGCCTCATCGAAGCACGCCACGAGGCCGAGGAATCGAGCCGGCTCAAGTCGGAGTTCCTCGCCTCGATCAGCCACGAGCTGCGCACGCCGCTCAACGGCATCCTGGGCTTGGCCAACACGCTGACAAGGCTGCGCAAACAGGGCCAGGACGATCGGACCGACGACTTCCTCGGGCGCATCATTCGCTCGAGCCGCCACCTGCAGAACCTGATCACCGAGGTGCTCGATCTGTCGCGCATCGAGGCGGGGCGCATGACGCTCGACCTCGAGCCGGTCGACGCCGTCGAGGTGATCCAGTCGATCGAGGGCCAATTCTACGCCTCGTTCGAGGAGCGCGATCTGGCGTTCAGCTCCAGCGTGGCCGACACGACGCCGCCCGTGCTGGCCGATCGGACCCGGCTCATTCAGATCCTGGTCAACCTGGTCAGCAATGCGGTCAAGTTCACCGACCCCGGCGGATCCATCGGCATCCAGGTCAAGCCGGCGGCCGGTGGCCGGGCGGTCGAGTTCAGCGTGAGCGATACCGGCCGCGGCATCCCGGCCGACAAGCTTGAGCAGGTCTTCGAGCGCTTCGAGCAGCTCGATCGCTCGGGGGCCAAGCTCGGCGTCGGACTCGGGCTGGCCATCTGCCGCCAGATCGTTGAGGCGCAGGGCGGCCGCATCTGGGCCGAGAGCGAGCTGGGGGTCGGCAGCCGGTTCGTATTCACCTTGCCGCCGGCCGTGGGCGGTTCGGAACGGCCGTCCGAGGCCGGGGAGGAATCTCCTCAGTCATGAGCGTGCCGCAGCGGATAAACGGCGTCGTTCTGGTTGTCGATGACAACGGCGACAACCGGCTGATCGCCGGCACCAACCTCGACATGGCGGGCTACACCGTGCTTGAGGCCGAGGACGGCGCCCCAGCGCTCGAAGTGATGGCGGCCAACCCCATCGACCTCGTGCTGCTCGATATCATGATGCCGCGCATGGACGGGTACGAGGTGTGCCGCCGCATCCGAGCCGACGAGCGGTTGTGCCGCACGAAAGTCCTGATGCTCACGGCCAAGGCGCGCACCGAGGACCTCATCAAGGGCTTCGAGAGCGGCGCCGACGACTATGTCACCAAGCCGTTCGAGATTGACGAGCTGCTGGCGCGCGTGCGCAACCTTGTCGGCCTCAAGCAGGCCGAGGACGAGCTGCGGCGCATCAACGCCGACCTCGAGGGCGAGGTCGAGCGCCGCGCCCAGGAGCTTGTGCGCTCGCAGGCGCAGTATCGAACGATCTTCGACGCGGCGCCCCTGTCGATCATGCTCCTGGACACCGGCGGCTGCGTCGAGGCGGTCAACGCCTGGCACGAGGCGCACCCGGTATTCTCGACGCTGTATGCCGCCCCGCTTGTTGGCACGCACCTGGCGGACCATCCCACCGCGGGTGCGCTCGCGGCGGCACCGCTTATCGCCTCGCTCGCCGAAGGCAAAGCCTTCGAGCACCAGACGCGCCTGGAAGGCAGACCGGGTCAGGAGAAGGAGGGGCTCATCGTGCGCGTGCGCGGCGTGCCCATCCGCGACGAGCGGAACACCCTCCAGGGCGCGCTCGTACTCCACGAGGACCTCACGGAAGAGCAGCGGCTCCGCGACCGGGCACTCGAGGCCGAGAAGCTCGCTTCGCTCGGCACGCTCGCCCAAGGCGTGGCGCACAACTTCAACAACCTGCTCTTCGTCGTCTCGGGCAGCCTTGAACTGCTCCGCTCGGCGGTCGATTCGGCCCGCGCCGAGCGACCCCTCGAACAGGCCCGCCTGGCGCTGTCGCGCATGGCGTCACTGACGCGCCAGCTTGCCGTCTTCTCCAGGTTCGGCGAGCAAGAGCGCCAGCCCGTCGACCTCGGTCAGCTTGCCAGGGACATTGTGGCGACGTTTGACGCCGAGTTCCGCAACGGGCTGAGGCTCTCGCTCGATGTGGCTGAGAATCTCCCGTACGTGCTGGGCTGCGCCGCCGAGCTGTACCAGGCGCTGCACGGTCTGGTCCGCAACGCCCTCGAGGCGACTCCGAGCAACGGCGAGCTCCGCGTCGCCGTGCGGCGAGAACAGCGCGTCCAGCCCGGCAACGCCTGGACCGAGGCAACCCCACAGGATTGGGTGGTCTGCGAGGTCGCCGACAACGGCATCGGGATGAATGACGAGACGCGGCGGCGCGCGTTCGAGCCGTTCTTCACGACCAAGCAGACAGTCGGCGTGGGTCTTGGCCTGTCGGCCGTCCACGGCGTCGTGCGCAGCCATGGCGGCACCATCGAGATCGCCAGCGCCCTGGGGAAGGGAACAACCATCACGCTCGCGCTGCCCACGCAATCGTCTGCGGGGCAGGCGCGCCCTGCGATCACGCCCACAGATGCCGGCATGCGGCACCCACACACGGAACGGCGGTGACGATGGACTCGACGACATACGGTCAAGGGCTTCCATTTGTGCCGGTCGCCCACGTAGACAGGATCTCGGAGCCGATCTCCGCACCCCTGCCGAGGAGCGGCTGGGCCATCGAGCCGATTGGGGCCAGCGGCCAGCTCGTGCATGCGGCGCGTCTGGCCGCGTTAGGTGAGATCGCGGCTGGGGTGGCGCACGAGATGAATCAGCCCCTGGCGGCGATCCGGATGCTGGTCACCAGCATGCTGGCCGACATCGACGGCAATCGCCTCGACACCGAACGGGCGCACCAATGGCTCGATACGATCAACGAGCAGATCGGCCGGATCTCGTGGATCATCGGCCACGTGCGCTCGTTCAGCCGGGACGAGCCGCCCGACAAGCAGGCCGCCACGGACGTCGGCGAGACGGTCCACAACACGCTCGCGCTGTTGTCGGCGCAGTTCTACAGCCGCGGCATCAACGTCGAGGCCGAGGTGGCACCCCCGCTGCCCGGCGTGCAGGTCGACAACCGCTACCTCGAGCAGGTACTCATCAATCTGCTGAGCAACGCGCGCGACGCGCTCGACACGATGCCCGATGGCACGCCCAAGCAGGTGTGGGTCCGGGCCTTCGCGTCGCCCGACGGCGGCTCGGTGGTTCTCGAGGTGATCGACAACGGTCCGGGCATGCCGCCCGAGGTCCGAGAGCGGGTTTTCGAGGCGTTTTTCACAACAAAACAGGCCAGCCAGGGCACTGGCATCGGGCTGTCAATCGTGCGAACGATTCTCGCCAAATGCGGCGCACAGATCGCCGTCGAGACCCAGCCCGGCGAGGGCACGACGTTCCGCGTCGTGCTGCCCGCTGCCCCCTCGAGCACTGACACAATTCAGGAGCGTACGCCATGAACGTCGTGATCGTCGATGATGAAGAGGTCGTGCGCGATGTACTCGCGGCCATCCTTCGCGAAAACGGCATCGAAGTTCGCACCGCTGAGTCAGGCCGGAAGGGGCTCGACATGCTCGCCGAGACGCCCACCGATTTCCTCATCACCGATTTCCTGATGCCGCACATGAACGGCACCGAACTGCTCAAGCAGGCCCAGTGCCTGAGCCCCCAGACCAAGGTGATCCTCATCTCGGGCCACGTCGATTTCGACGGCGCGATCGCCAAGGCCGCCCAGGGCGCCTACGCCACCCTGAACAAGCCGTTTGACTTCCGCACGCTCATGGACCTGCTTTCGGCGCCTGACACGCAGGCCTGATCCAGCCTGTCCCGCTATTCACCACCTGCGACAGCTCCTGCCTTGACACGGCGCCGGCCACAGGGTAAGGTACGCGTATCTTCTGTGCGCCTGTAGCTCAGCCCGGATAGAGCGTCGGACTCCGGATCCGAATGCACAGGTTCAAATCCTGTCAGGCGCACTTTTTCTGCGTCTGCCCGTGGCGCTTGGGGTGGGCATCCTCATCGTGCGGATCGCTGCCTGCAATAGCGGGCGGCCGCGGCGCGCACGGCATCGCGGCCCTCGAGGAGCACGGCGGCCGCTTCGCGTCCTGCGTGCGAGAGCCACGTCTCGACCTGCGCCTCACCGACACTACCCGTCGTCACCGTCACATTCCGCGCGCGCCGCATCGTGCGGCTCAGTCCGCGCAAGCGGCGCTGAAGCTCGGCCCTGGGCGGCACGGCGGCCTCGGCGAGCGGGGTGAAGGGCTTCGGCACGAACGGCGTGAGCGTCACCTTGGTCGGGAGGATTCCGGCCGTTGTCCCGACAAGCTCGGCGACGGCCGCGAGGTCCTCCTCCGTCTCGCCCGGCAGGCCGATCATGAAGTAGAGCTTCACGAACCGCATGCCGTGGCGCCTGCTCATCTCGGCGCAACGCACGACGTCGGCGTCGCTCACCCCCTTGG
This genomic interval carries:
- the hflX gene encoding GTPase HflX, whose translation is MTELIETQGEEPERVVLVGVQLRSADAWTVQDHLSELGQLVQTAGGLVVAQEIVKRDRPTAPYFIGKGKVEDLRLICEAERADTVVFDEELAPAQERNLEREVKRKIISRTGLILDIFAQRAQTREAKLQVELAQHQYMLPRLRGLWTHLERQPGGIGTRGPGETQIEVDRRRVREQIQRLTNEIGAVRRSRATQRKARARHDVRTVAIIGYTNAGKSTLLNRLTGADAFVEDKVFATLDPTTRKLEIPSGRAVLFSDTVGFIRKLPHMLVDAFKATFEETLEADLLLHVLDISHPAADEQAEAVAAVLKELGAEEKPIVTALNKTDRIEHPEIAGRWVRQLGHAVPVSAKHGTGLRELLDLIEAQFATEMLTATYRVPQSESRLVARLHAEGHVLSTKWENNSALVTVELRRERAAAFERFLVKTDSP
- the mreD gene encoding rod shape-determining protein MreD, translating into MKLLGALIAFLGCALAQSAAANAASVLRIVRVDLCLVALLAYALGAGTERGLVLGVLAGLATDLLGGGRLGVGALGYGVVGFMAGSVPETFFPGTALVRGVLLFISGTICSLIIYNALRVYGAAHGYATVLGCTIAPMLAATAVIGALLMALVDRVRVRMLRHD
- the radC gene encoding DNA repair protein RadC; protein product: MSEPTGYFKIKELPADERPRERLLAHGAGALSSSELLAIILRTGRRKRNARELAAELLQRFGGLQGVAKASIDELRGVGGIGVAKAIQLKAAFELGTRFTTSRRPERPEIRSSRDVVEVVSDAMRLHEQEQFVILLLDTKNRLIRQETVSVGTLNASLVHPREVFRSAIRASSASVIVCHNHPTGDCRPSREDFETTRRIREAGELVGIRVLDHIIIGDGDYYSFKDSDTL
- a CDS encoding rod shape-determining protein MreC, with protein sequence MASVFVRRRRVIVTVLVFVAIFVLLSLKLPISRWARKPVMTVVSPVLRGVEAVGRWFGRVGSAMVGHGLVDEIKGLERRVQALEAERTALEAELESVRATHAQLEAAAAFNVRLLPARVIGREPTGWYDTVVLNVGTGSGVRPGMQVVKGDWYVGRVMEAGPGWSRVMLAYDPRSTVPAGLHRGATYGLVDTSQTRQLVFRYLADAPEVRVGDKIVTWRAATEGEAAAFHFVEGFGIGTVATVGGEEAGWQTALLERPIELESLSEVLVVVSP
- the mrdA gene encoding penicillin-binding protein 2; protein product: MIEPRPRPGLTGRPRVLLAITVIAFAVLVLRLWSLQVVHADRYRDLALVNRKRVIILRPARGRLLDRAGRPLADNRARLDACIDKSIAKTEASVSRAVAAIHDVLGMPEEEIRARLSPERVIPHVPVVIARDISFEEYAKLKVLEPLTPGLAPITTFTRRCRHGDLAAQTLGYAGLVPSREALAELRSKWPLTEYDADDVVGLAGLELAFEHDLQGRKGKLVIEVDNLSRRRRVLDNASLPVAGADVCTTLDIELQELAHRLLEGDGRAPDGQEGTTDLRRGAFVAMDPRNGDVLALVSTPSFDPSVFAIPRPAEAVAEIQRLNKDPLRPLWNRAISDQYPLGSAFKVVVALAGLNLPANDERRLTGETLFECPGTFHLGRAEWECYHRRAHGMINLVTAIKKSCNVFFYKAGRQIGPEAIIALADAFGLGKPTGLPLPNEQPGVNPTDKWCRSDDWRARQYRTWVPGYTINLSIGQFPLEVTPIQVAQIYATIAMDGAQFKPRLVTRIVRPDGVEEFAPESRRIELSPESLALVKEGLREVTRKDGTAAGAFMPHLDHLNVAGKTSTAQVGEGENEKNLVWFVAFAPVEAPEIVVVVMVEEGKTGGSTAAPIAAAFLEGYFARADQ